In Arthrobacter sp. CJ23, the genomic window GCCCGCTCGCCACGGCCGACGTCGCCACCAGCGCGCCGGCATGCCGGGCCAGCGCCAGGATTTCGTCCCGCGCACCCCGCCCGCCGCGCCCGGCGACGAACACGGGACGTTCCGCCGCGGAAATCAGCGCCACGAGCCGCTCCACCGCGGCGGCGTCCGGGCGGAGCTTCGCCGGAACAGGCACGACGACGGCCCCCGCCTCGTCTGCTGCGGTGCCGCTTTGGACGTCCAGGGGCAGGCTGAGGACCACGGTCCGGCGTTCGTTGACGGCTGTCCTGAACGCCCTCACGGTGTCAGCGACGGCCGTTTCAGGGGTGTGGATCCGTTCGGCCACGGCCCCGACGCTGCGGGCCAGGGCGTCCTGGTCGATCTTGAAGTTGGACCTGGTCGCGGCGGCCTGCGTGTCGGCCGTCAGCACGATCAGCGGGGTGCGGCTCTTGGCCGCCTCGCCGATGCCCGTGATGGCGTTGCTGAGCCCGCAGCCCTGGTGCGTGGTCACGACGCCGACCTTGCCGGACATCCTGGAGTAGGCGTCGGCCATGGTGGCGGCCCCGCCCTCGTGCCGGGCCGCGGTGTACGGGATGCCTTCCTGGACCAGGGTGCTGGTGACGTCGAAGTTGCCGCTGCCCACCACCCCGAAGACATGCCCGACGCCGAGCTTCGCCAGCGTCCTGCCGACGAGCGTGGAAACCCGGATCTGCCCGCTCATGCGCGCTCCACCTTTTCCACCAGGGCGTACACGCGGCTGGGGCTGCCCGTTCCGCCCACGATCGGCAATGGTGCCACCACCAGGGTGGCGCCGACAAACGGGAGGCGGTCCACGTTCCGCAGGGAGGTTACGCCGTACTTGTCCGCCCCCAGCAGGAACGAGTGGACGGGGAACATGGGATCGAGGGTGCCGGCCTGCCCGGCGTCGATGCCCACGGTTTCCACACCGAAGCCACTGATGGACGCGTTTCCGGCAAGCCACTTGGCACCTGCCGCGGAGACGCCGGGAGTGTGGGGTCCGGCGTCGTCGGCGTTGACGAAAGCCGCGGCGTCGGCGCCCCGGGCCGCCCATCCGGTCCGGAACACCACCCAGCAGTTCTCCGGGAACGGGCCGTGCTCCTCCTGCCACTGCTCAAAGTGCTCCGGTTCGAGGAGGAAATCCGGATCCGAAGAGGCCTCGGCGGTCTTGTCGATCACCGCGACCGGGCCCACCAGGCGGTGGGGTTCGATCTGGTCCACCGACTTCCCGTCCTTGCCCGTGATCCAGTGGACCGGCGCGTCCAGATGCGTGCCGGCGTGTTCACCCACCGTGACGTCGTTCCACGCCCAGGCGGGACCGGCGTCGTCGAAATTGCTTACCGGCGAGACGGACAGGCCCACCGTGTTCGCGAACGGCTGCGGCAGGTTCAGGATGGGGGTTTCGGAGCTGAGCGGCGTGGTGAGGTCGATGATCTCCACCGAGCCATTCGAAAGGGCTGCTGTGAGCCCGGCCAGAACAGACATTGTTCTCCTATCGCTTGCTTGGTTTCAGTGCTGCTTGGATGCGGGAAAGCCGTGAGGGGCGTGTGGTCAGTTTTTGGGCCGCCAAGTGGCCGGAACCTCCTGAGAGACCCGGGCCAGGGTGGGTGGAAGCGCCGATGTGCCAGAGTCCCTTGAGCGCCGTCTGGTGGCGGGCCGCCTCCGGGAACGGCCGCCAGAGGAGGTTCTGGAAGAGCTCGGCTGAGCCGCCATAGGGGTCGCCGTTGACTGCATTGGGATTCCCGGCGGCCAGGTCGGTGGGCGCGATGATGTCCCAGGCCAGGACGGTTGCCCGTGTGCCCGGGGCGAACTGTTCCAGCCTGTCAAGGACGCGCTCCGTGTACCTCTCCTTCAGCTCTTCGGTCCAGCCTGCCTCAACATCGAGCTCACCCGCAGCATCGCCGACCGGCGAAAACGGCACTTCCTGCAATTGCAGCCACAGCGTGGCCTTGCCTTCAGGCGCCCGCGACGGATCCAGGACGCATTGCTGGCCCACCACCACCGTCGGCTCGTCCGGGAGGAGCCCGGCTTCGGCCTGGGCGCAGGCAATTCCGGTGCTGTCCGAACCGTTGCTGATGTGCACCAGCGGAACGGTGTTGAGCCTGGGATCGAGCCACTCAACAGCTTTGTCCAGGGCCAGGTGGATCTGCATGGCTCCGCGGCCGTTCTGGTAGCGGGCTGCCGCACTGGCCGCCGCGGCCGGGGCATCGCGGAGCAGCCGGGTGTACAGCGCCTGCGGCGAGACGTTCGCGAGCACTGTGCGCGCTGAGACCACGCCGTGCGAAGTCCGCACTCCGGTCACCGTCTTGCCCGAAACGAGGATTTCCTCCACCTCCGTGCCCAGCAAGATCCGGACCCCGTTGTCCCGGAGCAGCGACTCGAACGCCGCCACGAACCGGGAGGCGCCGCCCTTCACCACCGGGAGGCCGAAGCCGTGCATGGTCATGGCCATCACGGGCAGCATCACTCCGCCCGTGGCCTGGTCAGGGCCGAGGCCCGCGTGCAGGAGCCACGGCGACCAGAGCTGGTCCGCTTCCCACCCGTCGAAGCGGCTCCGG contains:
- a CDS encoding cyclase family protein, which encodes MSVLAGLTAALSNGSVEIIDLTTPLSSETPILNLPQPFANTVGLSVSPVSNFDDAGPAWAWNDVTVGEHAGTHLDAPVHWITGKDGKSVDQIEPHRLVGPVAVIDKTAEASSDPDFLLEPEHFEQWQEEHGPFPENCWVVFRTGWAARGADAAAFVNADDAGPHTPGVSAAGAKWLAGNASISGFGVETVGIDAGQAGTLDPMFPVHSFLLGADKYGVTSLRNVDRLPFVGATLVVAPLPIVGGTGSPSRVYALVEKVERA
- a CDS encoding NAD(P)/FAD-dependent oxidoreductase; its protein translation is MDDSIDVAVIGSGINSLVAAAELALAGKRVCLIERSERLGGFIHSSERTLPGFTHDTFSSWHPLFVSGGAYGVLGTELHARGLEYCNTPGPVTASVAADPVTGAHRVAIADRDPGETAAAFKEPGDQEAYLAMLDDLGRNAGTIFGAFGAELRSFREVAKIAFGAVRRGRLSGTEAFVRDSVMSGRNYVRSRFDGWEADQLWSPWLLHAGLGPDQATGGVMLPVMAMTMHGFGLPVVKGGASRFVAAFESLLRDNGVRILLGTEVEEILVSGKTVTGVRTSHGVVSARTVLANVSPQALYTRLLRDAPAAAASAAARYQNGRGAMQIHLALDKAVEWLDPRLNTVPLVHISNGSDSTGIACAQAEAGLLPDEPTVVVGQQCVLDPSRAPEGKATLWLQLQEVPFSPVGDAAGELDVEAGWTEELKERYTERVLDRLEQFAPGTRATVLAWDIIAPTDLAAGNPNAVNGDPYGGSAELFQNLLWRPFPEAARHQTALKGLWHIGASTHPGPGLSGGSGHLAAQKLTTRPSRLSRIQAALKPSKR